The following are from one region of the Platichthys flesus chromosome 2, fPlaFle2.1, whole genome shotgun sequence genome:
- the LOC133971167 gene encoding transcription factor HES-2-like, protein MKAAEIRLSLHRPLQHRDPHMAPTITAAMTNSQEHLTRSHKLRKPLVEKLRRERINSSIELLKSLLGPEFLNQQPDSKLEKADILEMTVCFMTQLLQQNQQQRRLMKHVNKLQSSSEEKLREADFSPLSSTVHSSITKDKSPVSSAPWRPW, encoded by the exons ATGAAGGCAGCAGAGATCAGATTGTCTCTACACAGACCTCTACAGCACAGAGATCCACACATGGCTCCTACAATCACTGCAGCAATGACCAACTCTCAGGAGCATCTGACTCGGAGCCACAAG CTCAGAAAGCCTCTGGTGGAGAAGTTACGCAGAGAGCGAATCAACAGCAGCATCGAGCTGCTCAAGTCTCTCCTGGGTCCAGAGTTCCTCAACCAGCAGCCAGACTCCAAGCTGGAGAAAGCAGACATCCTGGAGATGACCGTTTGCTTCatgacacagctgctgcagcagaaccagcagcagagaagactgATGAAGCACGTCAACAAGCTGCAGTCttcctctgaggagaagctgagagaggctgacttctctcctctgagctcCACAGTCCACAGCAGCATCACCAAGGACAAGAGTCCAgtcagcagcgccccctggaggccgtGGTAG
- the LOC133971201 gene encoding transcription factor HES-2-like, which produces MKAAEIRLSLHRPLQHRDPHMAPTITAAMTNSQEHLTRSHKLRKPLVEKLRRERINSSIEQLKSLLGPEFLNQQPDSKLEKADILEMTVCFMTQLLQQNQQQRRLMKHVNKLQSSSEEKLREADFSPLSSTVHSSITKDKIPVSSAPWRPW; this is translated from the exons ATGAAGGCAGCAGAGATCAGATTGTCTCTACACAGACCTCTACAGCACAGAGATCCACACATGGCTCCTACAATCACTGCAGCAATGACCAACTCTCAGGAGCATCTGACTCGGAGCCACAAG CTCAGAAAGCCTCTGGTGGAGAAGTTACGCAGAGAGCGAATCAACAGCAGCATCGAGCAGCTCAAGTCTCTCCTGGGTCCAGAGTTCCTCAACCAGCAGCCAGACTCCAAGCTGGAGAAAGCAGACATCCTGGAGATGACCGTTTGCTTCatgacacagctgctgcagcagaaccagcagcagagaagactgATGAAGCACGTCAACAAGCTGCAGTCttcctctgaggagaagctgagagaggctgacttctctcctctgagctcCACAGTCCACAGCAGCATCACCAAGGACAAGATTCCAgtcagcagcgccccctggaggccgtGGTAG
- the LOC133971193 gene encoding transcription factor HES-2-like, whose protein sequence is MKAAEIRLSLHRPLQHRDPHMAPTITAAMTNSQEHLTRSHKLRKPLVEKLRRERINSSIELLKSLLGPEFLNQQPDSKLEKADILEMTVCFMTQLLQQNQQQRRLMKHDNKLQSSSEKKLREADFSPLSSTVHSSITKDKSPVSSAPWRPW, encoded by the exons ATGAAGGCAGCAGAGATCAGATTGTCTCTACACAGACCTCTACAGCACAGAGATCCACACATGGCTCCTACAATCACTGCAGCAATGACCAACTCTCAGGAGCATCTGACTCGGAGCCACAAG CTCAGAAAGCCTCTGGTGGAGAAGTTACGCAGAGAGCGAATCAACAGCAGCATCGAGCTGCTCAAGTCTCTCCTGGGTCCAGAGTTCCTCAACCAGCAGCCAGACTCCAAGCTGGAGAAAGCAGACATCCTGGAGATGACCGTTTGCTTCatgacacagctgctgcagcagaaccagcagcagagaagactgATGAAGCACGACAACAAGCTGCAGTCTTCCTCTGAGAAGAAGCTGAGAGAGGCTgacttctctcctctgagctcCACAGTACACAGCAGCATCACCAAGGACAAGAGTCCAgtcagcagcgccccctggaggccgtGGTAG
- the LOC133971210 gene encoding transcription factor HES-2-like, whose product MKAAEIRLSLHRPLQHRDPHMAPTITAAMTNSQEHLTRSHKLRKPLVEKLRRERINSSIEQLKSLLGPEFLNQQPDSKLEKADILEMTVCFMTQLLQQNQQQRRLMKHVNKLQTSSEEKLREADFSPLSSTVHSSTTKDKSPVSSAPWRPW is encoded by the exons ATGAAGGCAGCAGAGATCAGATTGTCTCTACACAGACCTCTACAGCACAGAGATCCACACATGGCTCCTACAATCACTGCAGCAATGACCAACTCTCAGGAGCATCTGACTCGGAGCCACAAG CTCAGAAAGCCTCTGGTGGAGAAGTTACGCAGAGAGCGAATCAACAGCAGCATCGAGCAGCTCAAGTCTCTCCTGGGTCCAGAGTTCCTCAACCAGCAGCCAGACTCCAAGCTGGAGAAAGCAGACATCCTGGAGATGACCGTTTGCTTCatgacacagctgctgcagcagaaccagcagcagagaagactgATGAAGCACGTCAACAAGCTGCAGACttcctctgaggagaagctgagagaggctgacttctctcctctgagctccacagtccacagcagcaccaccaaGGACAAGAGTCCAgtcagcagcgccccctggaggccgtGGTAG